The proteins below come from a single Pseudomonadota bacterium genomic window:
- a CDS encoding peroxiredoxin: protein MMLSINSTAPDFTADTTEGSISFHDWIGDGWCILFSHPKDFTPVCTTELGYVAGLKKEFDKRNCKIIGLSVDPVSNHEEWSKDIEETQGHAVNYPLIGDPDLEVAKAYNMLPADTGGTSEGRTPVDNATVRSVFVIGPDKQIKAMLTYPMSTGRNFDEILRLLDSCQLTAKHKVATPANWQNGEDVIIVPAVKDDEAKERFPDGWKAPKPYLRIVPQPKD, encoded by the coding sequence ATCATGCTCAGCATCAACAGCACGGCACCGGATTTCACCGCCGATACGACCGAAGGCAGCATCAGCTTCCACGACTGGATTGGCGATGGCTGGTGCATTCTGTTCTCGCATCCCAAGGACTTCACGCCGGTTTGCACCACCGAGCTTGGCTACGTCGCCGGCCTGAAAAAGGAGTTCGACAAGCGCAACTGCAAGATCATCGGCTTGAGCGTCGACCCCGTCTCGAACCACGAGGAGTGGTCCAAGGATATCGAGGAGACACAGGGTCACGCGGTTAACTACCCCTTGATCGGCGACCCCGATCTGGAGGTCGCCAAGGCCTACAACATGCTGCCCGCCGACACCGGCGGCACGTCGGAAGGCCGCACGCCGGTCGACAACGCCACCGTACGCTCGGTCTTCGTGATTGGTCCGGACAAGCAGATCAAGGCGATGCTGACCTATCCAATGAGCACCGGCCGGAACTTCGATGAGATCCTTCGCCTACTCGATTCCTGCCAGCTGACCGCCAAGCACAAGGTAGCGACACCCGCCAACTGGCAGAACGGCGAGGACGTCATCATCGTACCGGCGGTGAAGGACGACGAGGCCAAGGAGCGCTTCCCGGACGGCTGGAAGGCGCCAAAACCCTATCTGCGCATTGTGCCGCAGCCCAAGGACTAG
- a CDS encoding formate--tetrahydrofolate ligase — translation MATPKSDIEIAQAATLKPIMEVAKDRLGIEPEYLEPYGHTKAKISLDYIRSLKDRPDGKLILVTAITPTPAGEGKTTTTVGLGDALNRIGKKTLMCLREPSLGPSFGMKGGAAGGGYAQVVPMEDINLHFTGDFHAIGVANNLLAAMTDNHIYWGNALGIDTRRVAWRRVVDMNDRALRQIVNSLGGVANGFAREDGFDITVASEVMAIFCLATDLHDLKRRLGQIVVGYTRERKPVTAKELNAEGAMAALLKDAIKPNLVQTLENNPAFVHGGPFANIAHGCNSVLATTTALKLSDYVVTEAGFGADLGAEKFFDIKCRKAGLKPDCAVIVATIRALKMHGGVAKEDLKDENVAAVEAGFANLRRHIENVRKFGVPAIVSVNRFITDTDAEMAKLLELSAAEGISCVEANHWAEGGAGAEDVARAVVDMIDSTPSDFKPLYADDMPLLDKVRTIAQEIYGADDIQADDAIRKQFRDLDETPARNFPICMAKTQYSFSTDPTLKAAPSGFNVPIREVRLSAGAEFLVVITGAIMTMPGLPRVPAADKIDVDDSGRISGLF, via the coding sequence GACCGGCCCGACGGCAAACTGATCCTGGTCACCGCGATCACGCCGACGCCTGCCGGCGAAGGCAAGACGACGACGACGGTCGGCCTGGGCGATGCGCTCAACCGGATCGGCAAGAAGACCCTGATGTGCCTGCGCGAACCGTCGCTGGGTCCCTCCTTCGGCATGAAGGGCGGCGCGGCTGGCGGCGGTTATGCCCAGGTGGTGCCGATGGAAGACATCAATCTGCACTTCACCGGGGACTTCCACGCCATCGGTGTCGCCAACAACCTGCTGGCGGCGATGACCGATAACCACATCTATTGGGGCAACGCGCTGGGCATCGACACCCGCCGGGTTGCCTGGCGCCGTGTCGTCGACATGAACGACCGGGCACTGCGCCAGATCGTCAACAGCCTGGGCGGCGTCGCCAACGGCTTCGCGCGCGAAGACGGTTTCGACATCACGGTGGCCTCGGAGGTCATGGCGATCTTCTGCCTGGCGACCGACCTGCACGATCTGAAACGTCGTCTGGGTCAGATCGTCGTCGGCTATACCCGCGAGCGTAAGCCGGTCACCGCCAAGGAACTTAATGCCGAAGGCGCCATGGCCGCACTGCTGAAGGACGCCATCAAACCCAATCTGGTGCAGACGCTGGAGAACAACCCGGCCTTTGTCCACGGCGGACCTTTTGCCAACATCGCCCATGGCTGCAACAGCGTGCTGGCAACCACCACGGCTTTGAAACTGTCGGACTACGTGGTTACAGAGGCTGGCTTTGGCGCGGACCTGGGCGCCGAGAAATTCTTCGACATCAAGTGCCGCAAGGCGGGCCTGAAGCCTGACTGCGCCGTCATCGTCGCCACCATCCGCGCGCTCAAGATGCATGGCGGCGTCGCCAAGGAAGACCTGAAGGACGAGAACGTCGCCGCGGTCGAGGCGGGTTTCGCCAACCTCAGACGTCATATCGAGAACGTGCGCAAATTCGGCGTCCCCGCCATCGTCTCGGTTAACCGGTTCATCACCGACACCGATGCGGAGATGGCCAAGCTGCTGGAGCTCTCCGCAGCCGAGGGCATTAGCTGCGTCGAGGCCAACCATTGGGCCGAGGGCGGCGCCGGCGCCGAAGACGTGGCGCGCGCCGTGGTCGACATGATCGACAGCACACCCAGCGATTTCAAACCGCTCTACGCCGACGACATGCCGCTTTTGGACAAGGTCCGCACCATCGCGCAGGAGATCTATGGCGCCGACGACATCCAGGCCGACGATGCCATTCGCAAGCAGTTCCGCGACCTCGACGAAACGCCGGCGCGCAACTTCCCGATCTGCATGGCCAAAACCCAATACAGCTTCTCAACCGATCCGACGCTGAAGGCGGCACCGTCCGGCTTCAACGTGCCGATCCGCGAGGTCCGGCTGTCGGCCGGCGCCGAGTTCCTGGTCGTCATTACCGGCGCCATCATGACCATGCCGGGCCTGCCGCGCGTGCCCGCCGCCGACAAGATCGACGTCGACGACAGCGGTCGTATCTCGGGCCTGTTCTAA